The Meriones unguiculatus strain TT.TT164.6M chromosome 6, Bangor_MerUng_6.1, whole genome shotgun sequence genomic interval GTAAGCACTCTGCTAAGTGTTTGGCTCTGCTTTCAAGTTGATGGGCATTCTAGGCATCGGGTGGCTGTATGCCGGCCCTGTTATCCACTCCTGCTCCAGACCCACACAGAGCTCAGACAAACATCAACAAAATTGATGGCTCCTTGGCGGTGTCCCTACCAAGACATCTCAGCCATTGTAAACTACATGATTACATCCTGTACAGGTGTTAGAAGTTCAAAACGAGACACCTCATTTTGTAGTAATTAAGAAATGTGAATTAGGCTTCGTCCATGTTGTTTGCTGTGGGGCTGCTCTGCAGCTCTAGCCTTGGACCTGTCCTGCCATACCATGACGTCCACATTGGAGGAGTTGCAGAAAGATCTAGAAGAGATCAAAGCATTGCTGGAAAAGTCCACTAGGAAGAGTGCAAGATACTCTTACAAGTGAAAAGGCCAAGACTGAGATGGAAATAAAAGAGCAAGATGCAGCAGAAGTCccagaaaatgacaatgaaaaGCCAGCTGCTGTGGTTGCTCATCCTACCACAGGATGCACTGTGAAAAATCAGTCACTGTGGATGGGATCAGGCTGAAATTTGTGAGAATCTACATTGCTTTAACTGGAGTTCATCTGGTTCCCACTGAAAATGGGTGGGGACACTTCACGGAGAGGTCATTTGATCttcagttaaaacaaacaaacaaacaaacaaaaaacccttaatGTCAAGAATTACTCCATGATTGTAAGCAATCTTTTGAAACCCATCTCTGTGGAAAGCAGTTCAAACAAAGTCAAGACTGACACAGTTATCATCTTCtgtggaaagaaagcagaaagcacacaATGGGACTACTTAACTCAGGTGAGAAAAGACTGCAAAGAGAACGAAAGACCTTTCAGTGACAGCGAAGCAGATTCTAGTGAGGGATTAATGAATCATCTAAAGAAAATTTAAGAACACGGGGATGATGAAGTGAACCAGTAATAAATCGTGGGTGGAATCCATAGAAAAGCAATCCAGAGAAGACGAATTTTGAGTCTTTTAAGTCCTTATGGGAACTGTGATGTTGAATGCTCATGTTTCCAGTAAGGGAATGTTGTTGAACTGCCCATAAAACTTGACAGATAACTATTTACATAGCCTTCTAAGTAAAGACAGCAAATGCCCCATTTCTTACTGGAGGGTTTGATTTAAACAAACATGCTTATTAAACCTTTGCCTTCCCTAGCACTCCAGTCATTTTGTTTAAGATAGGGTGATACGACATTCTTtctgaaatgtaaaaaaaaaaaaaaaaaaaaaaaaaaatcttgcataATGGAAATGTTGCATCACATATCTTTGTTCTGGCTGGAAAGTAGAAAACAATTATTTACCTACCTGTAACTGACTTTAGGTCCCAGTAATGTATAAAATGTACAAAACGCATAAAATTCAAATTTGTACACAAACTTGCAAGTTACTGTAGAGCTGTTACCCGTTAGTACCAGTTTAAGCAATGTATAGGCCATGTATTGTCATGTACTACTAACTGTCTtaattatatttatgaatataaaatttaaataaaatacaaacgaCAGAAACAAACATCTTGTGTTGGTAAATACTGCCATGGATCAGATGGCATATAAGAAAACCATGATGAGAAAAATTGAAAGTCCATCTATTCTTTGGTTCAATAAAGTTAGagttttacttgaaaaaaaaaatgaattaaccGGGCCTGGTGGTTCATGCCcgaaatctcagcacttggaggcaaaggcagagggatgtctgagttggaggccagcctggtctacagagtgagttccaggatggccagggctggACAGAGAAATCGTGTTTCaaaaaatggagagaaagagagagagagagagagggagagggagagaaattgttgaatgaaaccagaagccagaaaagaaactcttatAGAGGTCCCATCCAGGAAAGAGCTGTAGCCCTCCCTTGTCAACACATGGACGTGGGAAAAGACAAAGTCTGCACCCCAGTAGCTCACACGTGCAGTCAGCTTCACCAGTCTCCTGGCCACTCGTCTcttgtataaacatatatatatataatgtatagaaTGTAGGAGACACCTCGTGATCTTGATGTGGAACTGTACCTCAACACACACTCCCACAGGAGTTGCACACACcgttttctttctctgcctcctgccccaAGACAAAGACTTAAGGTTAGACTGAGAGGTGAGGCGATGAAGAATCAAGCTTAAGAGAAAATAGAACGACGAATCTCTGCTGCCTGAACTGAATGTATTCTGCTGAATGAACTGAATGAACTGAGTATTCTGCTGCCTGAACTGAATGGGACCCATTCCATTCAGACTGGTCCCTCCAGAGATAACAGGGAAAACACGAGTGTTGGAAGTCTTGCTTAAAGCTGCTTGGATTGGGCTGGCCACAAAGAATTTAAAGAACATTCACTAGGCTCCAGAGAAAATGAGTCACCTAACCTCCACCTTCCTCTCAGTCAAACTCAAACCAAGACACCTGCAGGTAAAACTGGCCCACCTGATCCAGCACAGCCTGTCAAACAGTCAAAAAGGTTTAATCTTTAGAGGCTGACGTGGGCACCACtgaaatatatgaatgtatgtatgtatgtaggaaGCAACgattccaaaaacaaaaacaaaagcaaacactaagcctctgcctccaaaataaACGGGAAATCACAAATTGACTGTCATCCAGATGAGAATGATCAGGGATCTTGTCTTTCTCCCACATCTTCTAAAATCCGATGCCCATAAACAGCCCTGTGGCTAGAGAGCTCAGTTGCCTGTGGAATTTGAAAATGCAGACACAGGCTGTGGGTGGTGTGGGCGTTGGAGAAGTAGCTTCTCAAGAGAATGGGTCAGGCAAATGTCTGGACCTGTGGGAAGCTCTTTGGAGCTGCCAGTCGGCAGGTAGACACCTCAGCACAGCTGACAGAAACAGAGTGGCGCTCAGGACAGAGGCCATTCCTCTAGGAATCAGGGAGACATGCAAGCCTTGACAGACATCCTTGTATTAGGttaaaaatgagtttttaaaaacctTAATCAGGGATTAATTAAACTTTGAGGAGAAATTTTTGGATACAGGAATTAGAAACCTTAAAATAAGTCAAATTAGTCAGTCTTGTTATGTGTGTTTCAGTAGCCACTTcctgtcatttattttaaaacatgagtGTAAAGGATTTCTGAGGGCAACAGTTGAGAGCTGGGGAAGACAGCAGACAGCACGAGAGAGACGTTCTGCAGACCCCACTAGGCAGCCCTGGGTCGGGTCTCAGAAAGTAACACGGAATGAACTAGAACACTGGAGGTGACTCAAGTCATCAATCCTCAGTGTCAGCAGTGTGCTGGGCAGGGCCTAGGTGGGGACACCCTGGAGACCAGATCAGGTGGTCCCAGCCAAACTAGTAGAGCTGGGCGGGGCACAAAAGGGGCGGGGCGGGCCAGGttgagcactcaaaaacccagcTACCATGGGGCACTGCATTTCCTGCTTGCAAGAGGAGACCTCTGGGATGGAGCCTCACACCGCTGATGCTCAGGCGACGCCAGATGATCCCACGTGGGGGCCCTCCTCGCTGAGGCTGCTCAGAGCCCCGCCTGTGTCCCTGCGGCTTCGCGTGCGGCCCTGGTGGTTCCCAGCGCAGGAACTCAGCAACCCTCTGGTATTCTTCATGGAAGCCTGGATCGCAGAGAAAATTTTTGGTGAGCTGCTCGACCGAGGgggtctgggttagctcactctaCTCGACTGGGGGCAGCGAGCCCACACCCAATTCCTCAGTCCAATCTGTCGGCCAAGCCTCCAAAGCGCGCTCCTTCCCACCAGAAACCGTTCTCCTGcttagagtctctctctctctctctctctctctctctctctctctctctctctctctctctctctctctctctctctcctggctaGGTCCTAACCAAGCCAAAATCTCAGAAATGGAGTGGATGACCCAGACCTTGCTGACAGTGGACACAGCCGACTCTGGAAACCTAACTGAAATCACCGTCTTTGGACGACCCAGCGCACAAGCTCGAATAAGAAGAATGCTCTTGAGCAAGGCAGAAATGCACAAAGAAAAGGTCATCAGGAGAGGTGAGGGACTTTGAGGACCTCCCTTGGGAGGGAGCCACGGGAAATTCCAggcttctaattttatttttgttgttgtggtcgGCGGTGTTTTCTGTCAGTTTCCAAACACCAGGAAACTGTACTGTCTTTGGGAAACCCTTTCCAAGGCCCTTGAGAAGGAAAGTCAGCTCAGACACACCCACCCAGATCAGCCCCCCAAGATCAGCCATAGGCGCCATTCTTTGCTCATCCCAGGTCCAGGGGGACCCTTTCCCTTTAAAACCACGATCCCCTCTTGACTGTTGGTTTGATCCTCTTCCAGCTACAAAGATGAAACAACTAGAAGAATTCTTGAAAGTTCATTCCCCAATCAACCTGTGTAACACAGAGCAGGAGACACACGCGGACACCCCTGCTTCGGCTGCTGGAGGTGAAGACAAACATGGATTCTTAAAGTCTCTGTACCTTCCTTTCCTGCCTTCATGAGTGCATTCggtttgcttgttttcctttgcAAATAGCAATTATGTAGAACTGTTCCAATATAGGAatgactggttttttttttttgtatgatgtAATTTTCCTTGCATACAGTAAAGTAAAATTTCTGAAGTATTTGGCCGTTCAGTTGATGTGTTTGGGTTTGTTCTTCTACAGTTTCTAACATACTATGAAGTCAGGGCTTCAAGAACATCACAGATGGCTTCAAAGGTAGCTCTTCTAAGTGTTTGAGATGGGGGTAACCTATTTCCCAGGCTGGGCCCTGACCCCTGTGCTGAAGCGGTTATTTTGCCTTAGTTGCCCAGGCGTGTGGGTTAAAAGGCGTCTTTATAGTTTCACCCCTCTGAATTTTGTTATTGAGACAGGGGatctctatgtagctctgactgtcctggagctttctatttagacaaggctggcctcgaactcagatctgcctgcttctgttccCCAAGTTCTTtgaaaggtgtgcactaccatgccagaCCATCTCACCCCTTTGTCCTTTTTAACAGTTGATTTAAGGAGCTGGTTCTAGGGcctgggttctctctctctctctctcttccccccccccgtCTCTCTTTAACACTGTCTCACTATGtgaccttggatgtcctggaacttgctgtgtaaaccagactggcctcaaacttggagatctttctgcctctgtctcctgaatgctgaggtTAAAGGAGGGGGCCCCCACACCATGCTCCACTGTATATTTTTGAGGCAGGTGAGGTCTAGGTTCAGCAAGAAACTCTATCAGGTAGTCAGGCTGGCCAATAAGCCCCAAGGATCCTGCTGTGTCTGCTTTCCCAACACTAGGGATTGCAGGTGCGACGTGGGTGCCCTGCTTTGTTTTAAGTGAATACTGGGAAAACTCAGTTCCTCCTGTTTTAGTACCAAGTGCTGTGCCTACCAGCTGTCTCCCCACCCTCATTTGGTTAGTCCACCTCCATGTGGGTGTGGGGAATTGAAACTTGTACCCCACCTGGAAGCTGAAACACAGCAAAAGTCCTTAAATTCCAGACCCtccaacctctgcctccccagtactgggatgaGAAGTGTGTGCCTGCTTTACTCAGATGAGAGTTAAGTAAGAGAGTGCTCTGTCATTCTCTTCTTCACAGTTAAGGGCCAATGTAAATTATCTATCAACTTTGTGCCAAGCACCTGAACTGGTTTGGGACATGCAGTTGGCTCAGCTCACAGAGCTGGGACAGCAGCATCAGGATACTAGGACAGAAGCAATGACTCCAGGATGCAGGCTTAGCAGTGTCTGTGCTTCCCACCTCCTCTTTCTGCTTTACTATTGctgttgagagaccaaaagataaattagcagctattaagacctaaagtaggtaccgtaaagaagtttagtaatgccctgaggggaagagccacctcactgcattctttccccaccctctagtgatacagttgctaggaaactggaccatccccctagggagggacaccaggtcattatggtctggggaccttcctatagccaatcgattcaaaatgtagcattttgaccaatagatgcttgccacgcaggaatcgcccctgccttgggcatgctgggatggactaGAAtgtataaatcacccaactaacctgggcgcagcgCGCTCGGCTCCCACCGATTCTGTGGTGgaggtgtgtgggcccaagctgcagcttgtaatttacaataaaaagaacctcatgtgttttgcaacggagtcgattcctgtagatcttttgggggctctcgaactgggtataaTACTGTGCGTGGGGTGAGAGGGTCCCACGTGTTCCAGCACCTGTGTAGAAGTCTGCAGACCACTGGagtgttttttccttcctcctcccactaAAATACATGTGCTCTTGAGCTCAGATTAATTTCATCAGGTTTGGGTGGCAAACACTTCAGctgttgagccatcttgacaGACCCTCTTGTTTCTGAGCATGTGCAAAGGTTTTATTTGACCAAAATAACTCGTGAAGGAACTAGAAAGACAAGATCAGTCTGAAGGAAGATGCAAAGAGTAAATAACACAGGCCATCACACATGCTGAAATGGATATGCCAAACTGACCATACCACACACAcgtgaaaaaaaacaaatgaaagtccggcatggaggcacatgcctgtaatcccagcactcagggaggaacaagcaggtggatctctgtgagttcaaggccagcctggtcaagaggggaatctaggacagccaaggctaaacagagaaacccagtcttgggaaaaaaaaaaaaaaaacaaaaaaacgataAAAGAACATGATTGCTCCTACATATGATGAAGGAGACTGTTAATTGCAGATGTGTGGGAGGGCATGGCCAAGAGGCAGGAACAGCTTGGAGAGTTCAGAGTAGACTTTTTCCTAAGCCATGTGAGGAGATGGGGGGAGGCACCTGCCAACCAAGAGGGGCAGCCTAGCCCTAGAGCATAAACAAAAAAGGCCAGAAAACCAAAATGGTTGGAGTATAGGTAGAAGGATGGCTGGAGGAAGGATAGCTCTAGGCCAGAGAAGTTTAGGGCAGGGGCGGGGTGTGCCAGACAGGAGGGGCTGAAGAATGCTGGGAGGACCTGGATGCCAGATCCCATTTGATAATAGGCACCTCAGTCcttgtcccaggtttgaaacctaacacaagtatgtgcacatacacagtgtggaggaagtcagaggacaacatagAAGTGGTTCTCTCCATCcacagtgtgggttctgggacctgaactcaggcgGTTAGACTGGGGACAAGTGCCTATACCCAATGAACATCGCAACCACCCTCaaaattgtttttcaagatagggtttctgtgtataatcctggctgtcctggaactcactctgtagactaagctggccttgaactcagagatgtgccagactctgcctcccaagtgctgggattaaaggcgtggtcCACCATCCCCAATCActtgaatatatttaaatttttttctttttggtttttcaaggcagagtttatctgtgtagccttggctgtcctggactcactggaccaggctggccttgaactcacagagatctgcctacctctgccagcagagtgctgggattaaaggcatgtgccaccttgccctgctcctgaaatttttgtttgttggttggttggtttgttattcaagacagggtttctctgtgtagccctggctgtcctggtctccctttgtagagcaggctggcttgaaactcacagagatcctcctgcctctgtctctccaagtgttgggattactggcatgtgccaccatgcccagcttctttgAAATTTCtcaatgaaagaaaatatgagtACTATATAGCATCAGATTGTTAATAACAAGACATTTTGACAACCCATCTCACCATTGAGAAGTTTCCTCATAATCTCTAAACCTTCATCTCCAATTCCTTTGGTTGGAGGGGCAACATAATCCCTTAAAAGCACTGGGAAATTGAGTTCCTCTGTGCGGCCCgatctgtcttggaactcatatAGACCcggatgtagaccaggctggcttcaaactcagagaaagcctcctgcctctgcctcctaagtgctgggaataaaggcatgtgctaccactccCAGGCTGGAAACTGGACTTTTATGTCTTCAAAATTTTTTACAATTATtaatttgttagtttgtttgtttatttattatttttattctgtattctgcctgcttgtgtgcctgtacaccagaagagggcaccagatctcattatgagccaccatgtggttgctgggaattgaaatcaggacctttggagaagaacagccagtagacttaacctctgagccatctctctagccccttgtgTCAGTGATTTTAATAAGGACATCCtgcacaaactctctctctctctctgtaggttTTGTAGTTTTGACAGGATCTCATTTACCTGTGCTGGCCTCTAACTCTCTCTGTAGCTGAAAATGGTATTGGTCTCCTGACCCTCCTATCTCCAcctctcctaagtgctgggattaggatTACAAACCCAGACCACCAGTCTGGGCTTCTCTGTTTCTGCCTCACCACAGGTCCATTCTCAAAAGGTTTCAAAAAGCTAGCTTGTGCGATGAGAAAGGGCATTATTTCAGGTTCTAGAGACTCTTTCCAGCCGTGGGAGAGGTTCTGAGCACCCAGAGAGTCTCTGCAAGTAGGTCATCTGGAGGCCTAACTTGATGCTTGCTGACTAGgctagaaagaaaagggagaggctCCCGACAGCTACATATACTTGGACCATTGGCTTTTGTCACAGAGAAAGCCTCTCCAGTGGCTGGGCCCCCATTTTcattccaccctctctctccccacctcagCTCCCCAATTTCTGGGCCAAAAGGTAGAGCCACTCACTCTTTTGTC includes:
- the LOC132654812 gene encoding oocyte-expressed protein homolog, with translation MGHCISCLQEETSGMEPHTADAQATPDDPTWGPSSLRLLRAPPVSLRLRVRPWWFPAQELSNPLVFFMEAWIAEKIFGPNQAKISEMEWMTQTLLTVDTADSGNLTEITVFGRPSAQARIRRMLLSKAEMHKEKVIRRATKMKQLEEFLKVHSPINLCNTEQETHADTPASAAGGEDKHGFLKSLYLPFLPS
- the LOC110560517 gene encoding LOW QUALITY PROTEIN: calcyclin-binding protein (The sequence of the model RefSeq protein was modified relative to this genomic sequence to represent the inferred CDS: inserted 6 bases in 3 codons; deleted 2 bases in 2 codons; substituted 1 base at 1 genomic stop codon) → MTSTLEELQKDLEEIKALLEKSTRXRVQDTLTSEKAKTEMEIKEQDAAEVPENDNEKPAAVVAHPTTGCTVKISHCGWDQAXKFVRIYIALTGVHLVPTENGWGHFTERSFDLQLNKQTNKQKTLNVKNYSMIVSNLLKPISVESSSNKVKTDTVIIFCGKKAESTQWDYLTQVRKDCKENERPFSDSEADSSEGLMNHLKKIXEHGDDEVXTSNKSWVESIEKQSREDEF